ATACGGCGTATTTTTTCCTATGCCCGAAAGGCCGACCCGTATTTCGCTCTCAGGACGACAGTTATGGTGGGTTTCCCCGGGGAAACGGAAACCCAGTTTTCAAAAGTACTGAATTTTCTTGAACATGCTATGATAGACCGGGTCGGCGCCTTTGTTTTCTCCCCTGAAGAGGGGACTCCCGCCGCCGCCATGGAGGACCGTGTCTCTCCCGAAATAGGGGAAGCCCGCTACAGGAGGCTCATGGAGCTTCAATCGGAAATCTCCCTGGAGAGACAGAAGCTTTTCGTGAAAAAAAATCTCAGGGTTCTGGTCGATGAAATGGATGAAGAAGACGGTACGGCCTGGGGAAGATCCTACAGGGAAGCTCCAGAAGTCGACGGTCTGATTGCCATATCCGGGGGAACAGCCCTGGAAGAAGGACAATTTGTGGAGGTGCGGATAACGGATGCCGCCGAACATGACCTTTTTGCGGAAATTGCCGGGGAATAAGGGTTTTTTCTGGTGTGCGGCCACGCTCTGCGGCCTCGGCTTCTTTACTGCCATGCCGGGAACAGTGGGATCGGTCATCGCTTTCCTGTTATTTGCCCTCTATCCTGTTCCTTTGTCGGGAATACTCGCTGTGATCGCTCTTGGCGTCTGGGTCTCTCACCGATATTCAGCGATGGAAGGAAAAACTGACCCTGGAGAAGTCATCATCGATGAAGTCGCGGGTACCTGGATTGCCATGTACGGCCTGCCGTCCGGTTTTTTTCTTCCAGCCCTATTCCTCTTCAGGGTTTTTGATATCCTGAAACCTTTCCCGATAAACGCATCGGAAAAACTGCCCGGAGGATGGGGAATAATGGCTGACGATATTGTGGCCGGCATACTGGTTAATATTGTTCTTTCAGTCATCCGATGGCTGTATTTCGGCGGAGGCTGGAACTTCCTTTTCTGACAGGAGGAGACGTTCAATTGAAGCATGCAGTACTGATCGCCATTGGTGATGAACTTCTCAGCGGCATCCGCCGCGAAGGTAACTGTTCATGGCTCGCCTGGCGGCTGACCAGAGCGGGCTGGAAAGTTGACTGTATAGAGATCCTCCCCGACGGAAAAGATTCCCTGTCAAAGTACCTGAAAAACTGGGTGGGAACAACCGATCTGCTGGTTCTTTCAGGGGGTCTTGGTCCTACTCATGATGACTGTACACGCGAAGCACTCTCTTCCTTTCTCAAGGTCCCTCTCGAAACGGCGGACGATGCCTACGATAAAGTTATAGCCCGATACCCCGCCGACATGCGGATTTTATTGGAAAAATGCCGGGATACTCAGGGGACTCTCCCCCGGGGAACCCGGGCAGTGCATAACCCCCAGGGGGCCGCCCTCGGAATCGCCTTCGAAGTTTCCGGAACGAAGGTCTTTGCCTTTCCCGGTGTGCCTTCCGAATACCGCGCCATGGCAGAACAGGAACTTGCCCCGGAAATGGCTACGATCAGGAACGGGACAGCGTCAGTCCTGGTTGCGGGCTGGCCTGAAAGCCTGCTGAAGGACCGTCTTGCGCCTGTCATTTCAAGGCTGGAGCTTCATATTTCCATCCTTCCTTCACCCGGTCTTGTCGAAATTTTTATGCGGGGCGATCCTGAAGATGTCGTCAGGGCTGAAAACGAAGTACGGCTTCTTGTGCCGGGAGACTGTCTCCCACCCGGCGCCCGTTCTCTTGAAGAGGCGGTGATACAGGGTGCGGCACGACGGGGCCTTACGTCAGCGTGCGCCGAGTCCTGTACGGGAGGACTGGTAGGGGCGGCTCTTACCGCAATTCCCGGAAGTTCGGCCGTTTTTTTCGGCAGCGCAGTATGCTATAGTAACTCCGCGAAGAAAAGCATACTATCAGTAAGTGATGATACTCTGAAACGATGCGGCGCAGTCAGTTCCCAGTGCGCCGCTGAAATGGCGGAAGGAGCGCTCCGCGTTTTCGGAACGGACGTGTCTGTTTCGATTACCGGAATCGCCGGTCCGGAAGGAGGTTCCGCCGACAAGCCCGTAGGAACCGTCTGGTTCGGAATCGCCGGGAAGGGAAGTACGAAAGCGGTGGAAAAACTCTTTCATGGGGACCGGAACGACATCAGGGGCAGGGCTTCCATGTTCGCTCTTCAGTGTCTCTGGCGGAAAGTCTCTGAGACTGAAGAATGAGCGCCCCGGTAGTTCGTTCTTTCGTCTGCATTCCTCTTCCCGAGCCCGTCAAAAGCACCCTGGAGAACATGGCTGCCGTGATCAGCCCGAACTATCCGGGGCTCAAATGGGTTGGAAGGGAACAATACCATATCACCCTGAAATTTTGCGGAGAACATCCTGTTTCAGTTCTCGAGAAATTCAAAAAAAACGCCGAATCAGCCATTTCCGGAAACAGACCGGGAACGATCCGCCTTCGGCTCGGCCTGCCCGGAGCCTTTCCGGGCAGAGATCGTGCCCGAATTTTTTTTGTCGGTATAGAAGATAAGGGGGGGAACATTGAAAGACTGGCGGCCCTGATTGAAAAAGCGGCTGCAGAAGCCGGCATGGAGAAAGAAAACAGGCCCTTTCACCCTCATGTAACCCTGGCGCGGACCAGGCGGCCGGAACGGCTGGAATTTCCCGATTTCACTGATGAAAAACATGTCGAATGGGATGCTGAAACCATTCTTTGGATGAAAAGCGAGCTTCGGCCCAACGGTCCTGAATATTCCCAGCTTCAGGAATGGCGCCTTCGGTAATGTTTATTCCCGGTCGACGGCCCGGAACAACATAAAAATGAAAGGAGTGGTTTTGTTTGGCGAAAAAGAAAACCCCCCAGACCCGGGAGGATGTTCTTGAGCAGGCTATTGAAGACATCCGCAGCAAATTCGGCGAAGGATCAATTATGAGGCTCGGAGAGTCCTTTAAAGCGGCGGTGGAGGTTATTTCCACCGGAATTCTTCCTCTTGACGTAGCCCTTGGAATAGGCGGACTCCCCAAGGGAAGAATAGTGGAAATCTTCGGACCGGAAGGCTCGGGCAAAACAACGGTTGCTCTCCATGCGGTCGCGGAGGCACAAAAGGCCGGAGGCATAGCAGCCTTCATCGATGCCGAGCACGCCCTGGACCCGAGGCTCGCATCCACCCTCGGGGTGGATGTCCAATCGTTGTACATTGCCCAGCCGGACAGCGGTGAACAGGCGTTGTACGTTCTTGACACCCTTGTAAGGAGCAGCGCCGTGGACATCGTTGTCGTGGATTCTGTCGCCGCCCTTACGCCCCAGGCCGAAATCGATGGAAAAATAGGCGACAGCCAGGTCGGGCTTCAGGCCAGGCTCATGTCCTATGCCCTCCGAAGACTAACGTCGGCAATTTCCAGGAGCAACTGCGTCGTCGTGTTTATCAATCAGCTGAGAGCGAAAATCAGCACGGGTTACAGCCAGGGCCCCCAGGAAACGACCACCGGAGGAAGAGCCCTGAAGTTTTACAGTTCCGTGCGGATCGAAGTCAAACGGGGCAAATCCATTACGAAGGGCGACGACACCATTGGACACGAACTTTGGATGAAGGTCGTGAAAAACAAGCAGGCCCCCCCCTTCAAGACAGGGCACTCCTCTCTCGTATACGGAAAAGGAATCCCCAGGGGCATATCCATAGTGGACATGGCCATAGACTTCGACGTTATAAAAAGAAAAGGATCCTGGCTTGCATACAAGGGTGAAAC
The sequence above is drawn from the Aminivibrio sp. genome and encodes:
- a CDS encoding phosphatidylglycerophosphatase A, which produces MTFLRKLPGNKGFFWCAATLCGLGFFTAMPGTVGSVIAFLLFALYPVPLSGILAVIALGVWVSHRYSAMEGKTDPGEVIIDEVAGTWIAMYGLPSGFFLPALFLFRVFDILKPFPINASEKLPGGWGIMADDIVAGILVNIVLSVIRWLYFGGGWNFLF
- a CDS encoding nicotinamide-nucleotide amidohydrolase family protein, which translates into the protein MKHAVLIAIGDELLSGIRREGNCSWLAWRLTRAGWKVDCIEILPDGKDSLSKYLKNWVGTTDLLVLSGGLGPTHDDCTREALSSFLKVPLETADDAYDKVIARYPADMRILLEKCRDTQGTLPRGTRAVHNPQGAALGIAFEVSGTKVFAFPGVPSEYRAMAEQELAPEMATIRNGTASVLVAGWPESLLKDRLAPVISRLELHISILPSPGLVEIFMRGDPEDVVRAENEVRLLVPGDCLPPGARSLEEAVIQGAARRGLTSACAESCTGGLVGAALTAIPGSSAVFFGSAVCYSNSAKKSILSVSDDTLKRCGAVSSQCAAEMAEGALRVFGTDVSVSITGIAGPEGGSADKPVGTVWFGIAGKGSTKAVEKLFHGDRNDIRGRASMFALQCLWRKVSETEE
- the thpR gene encoding RNA 2',3'-cyclic phosphodiesterase; this translates as MSAPVVRSFVCIPLPEPVKSTLENMAAVISPNYPGLKWVGREQYHITLKFCGEHPVSVLEKFKKNAESAISGNRPGTIRLRLGLPGAFPGRDRARIFFVGIEDKGGNIERLAALIEKAAAEAGMEKENRPFHPHVTLARTRRPERLEFPDFTDEKHVEWDAETILWMKSELRPNGPEYSQLQEWRLR
- the recA gene encoding recombinase RecA — its product is MAKKKTPQTREDVLEQAIEDIRSKFGEGSIMRLGESFKAAVEVISTGILPLDVALGIGGLPKGRIVEIFGPEGSGKTTVALHAVAEAQKAGGIAAFIDAEHALDPRLASTLGVDVQSLYIAQPDSGEQALYVLDTLVRSSAVDIVVVDSVAALTPQAEIDGKIGDSQVGLQARLMSYALRRLTSAISRSNCVVVFINQLRAKISTGYSQGPQETTTGGRALKFYSSVRIEVKRGKSITKGDDTIGHELWMKVVKNKQAPPFKTGHSSLVYGKGIPRGISIVDMAIDFDVIKRKGSWLAYKGETLAQGKEAVAQYIEEHPELLKEIVDEVLSLAAGGFDLGLPPSEPVLAEENEDEEPSLNIEEGILDLDEEEK